The window AGGTTAGATGCAATGATCAATGGTAATTGGAACTAAACAGAACATGTGATCAAGGTGTTTAGAACCATACGGGGGAGGGTCTCTTATGAATATTTAATTATCAACAATGCTATCCTGACTATCAGTGAAACACCACACAAGTTGAATCAAAACAGAATACCTTCAACGTTCATTCATTACCTACCTTGTTTGATCTCGGCTCTCCTGATTCCAACATTGGCTATTCCAGTTACAGGGCCAGAGTTCTCTCTTGTGGCTACAGCTGTACCGGCAGAGGGCACCACTGCACCTCCTGGTCCATGGCGCGGtggctgtgtgtatgtgtgtattcAAATTAGTAGCGGAATGTGGTGACAACTCGTATCACATGACGGCCTAGATCAAAGATGAAATGCGAACTGGCTTCCATAAAGAGTATCGATTCATTCCCATACAGGATGCCTATCAATAGACAATGGGGAATTTACATGCACTAACTACCTACATACCACACATGCAACAATCGCTAATTcacaccaccccctatacGCACGTTACGGGACTTACAGGTGCATATCGGCTGAGCTCCAAGCCCATGTAGTCCTCGAGGCTTGGGTAGAGACCACCTCCCCCGATGGCTACCACTGTAGTTGAAGTGGGCCCGGGTGTGGCGGATGAGGGGGGTGGTTGGTAGGGGGCACTGGGGATAGCTGGAGGGGGGCCGCCTTGCTGTCTTTGTTGGGTCAGTTGAGCCTGAGGGAGGAGGGAGGGAAATGGTAAATCATTGAAGGACAGACCTTATTGCAAAACATTGCAAACAGCCTAGTATTAATAGTTATACAATAATAGCTAGTTGATTGCATTTTTGAGGCACACAATTTTACCACAAACATTCAACTTACATTGGCCATTTTGCCAACGGTCATATCTTCAAGGGAAGGGTACAGTCCAGACATTTTGCTTCTTAGATTATGAGTTATGAGTTACTAAATTAATGCTTGCTCTTGAAGTTCTGGTCTACAGCGAAAACTGTCCTAGAAATACTCCCAAACTGGAACTGTGTGAGGGTCTATTTGGCCATCACATGATACACAAACTTGCTAAGAGAATTACGTCATATAAGTGCGTGCTATCTTTAGAACTGACGCGCCATTGTGAAATTAGCCAGCATAGCGTCTTTTACCAGGTAATCAAGTGCGTACAAGATCAAGAGAGAATGGAGTCACCTACGGCAGACATTAGCATCGGTATGGAGGCTCTGAGACTCGGGATTATAGATAAGAGGTGAGTTTGGTGTGGtcaaagctaagaagcttagtGAGAGGCGATAGGGGCGTTACCCAGGCAAATTGGAACTATAGTGGTCTCATGTGACCCTTTGTTGTGGTGACTGTTGTGGTAGAATTAAACCATTGATTAGTAACATGAACAATAGTGGTCACCAGTACAGTCACATGTCAGAACAGTAAGTACACTCAATTATTTCCATCTTTATCTCCCTGCAGTGAAACTCCAGAGTCACCTGATGAGAGACTAATGGCAAAGATGGTCGAGAAGAAAACAGTCACCGAAAGTCCACCGACCTTCGAAGCACCGAGTGACAGGACCTCGGATCACTTCATCCTCTCATCCCCTCAGTATGGCCAATCACAAACTACACAAATCAACCACCACCCGTATTTGAGACGAACACAATGTTTGTGTACACACCAAGAAACGGGCTGTGGTGCTTGTCAGAGGCTTAAAACACACGAGCAAGCAGGGGCAAGAACATCGGAAGACATTGCTGATTCATTTAATACTCTTAGAGTTACCACAGATACAGTACCTCATAGGACAATCAGTTGCAGGCAACAAGAGGCTGCTTACAGTAACTATAGCGGTCGATACACATTGGATGACACTACGGTGGATGAACTAGCCGGCTACTTGGAGGAGATGATGTACCTACCCCAGCCAATGTCAGAAATGGCAGAACTCATGTACACTTGATAGATAGTGTAGTCTAAATTATGTCTATGTGTGTGGCTGTGTCAGATCATGCTAATATTATTGTTGACCCCCATCAGATTGAGCGTGAGCTAGAGTATAAGATTGCATATGTCATTAAACTATACAGTAATTTTAATacgtattatatataattattatactgctctatatactcatgcatggactgcacaccacacacggcCGGGGCCGGTGTGTATATAGAGTGTCTGGACAAAAaactgcactataattatatataataattattataattataaattattatagcttcaTGGATGgactgctaatgagacagtggttgaaaaatgTGATCTTTGAAGGCGAAAAAAAAAAGTTTTCTAGttgttgctttatagattcacgataATTAATTTCCAGGTCAATTACGATAAAAATTTAATCGCGTGTCCATTATGTCAacgcacggggtgaatgctTCTATAGTTGTTGTTATTTTATGTTGCTGTAAACATGATAACTATGACaattaaactataattatacacgtcaTGTAGACATTACAAGAATGTATAATATTGTATTACACATTGGAGGGCACAAAG of the Halichondria panicea chromosome 2, odHalPani1.1, whole genome shotgun sequence genome contains:
- the LOC135331430 gene encoding oxidative stress-responsive serine-rich protein 1-like: MESPTADISIGMEALRLGIIDKSETPESPDERLMAKMVEKKTVTESPPTFEAPSDRTSDHFILSSPQYGQSQTTQINHHPYLRRTQCLCTHQETGCGACQRLKTHEQAGARTSEDIADSFNTLRVTTDTVPHRTISCRQQEAAYSNYSGRYTLDDTTVDELAGYLEEMMYLPQPMSEMAELMYT